Proteins from one Hyperolius riggenbachi isolate aHypRig1 chromosome 2, aHypRig1.pri, whole genome shotgun sequence genomic window:
- the LOC137544721 gene encoding olfactory receptor 4C12-like: MESGANISVFVLSGLVEMEGLRCLYCALSTVIYSLIMTLSISIILVVLTERSLQEPMYILISNLVLNGVFGTSSFFPKLIVDLITSTETISRNACLAQSTAMALFAVYDLSTFSIMAYDRYLAVCHPLHYVTLMTNEKVLKLIIGSWVISFLGTLIAILLTRSLPLCGDKLNNIFCDNMSLVALSCVDSSTTRLYTAMGMTIYFIITFLVTGFSYVKIFITCSKLSKESRHKAFHTLLTHLINFSIFVVGVFFVFIRYRLGEVKLSLTVHVLLSIIPIVIPPLFNPLIYGVRTQALKIKLLKHFGKLHVETKSLRHSLLQMILNCKEGLHR; the protein is encoded by the coding sequence ATGGAAAGTGGGGCCAACATCAGTGTATTTGTACTCTCAGGACTTGTGGAGATGGAAGGACTAAGATGCCTTTATTGTGCTCTTTCAACTGTTATTTATTCCTTAATTATGACTTTGAGTATCTCAATTATCCTCGTAGTGTTGACTGAACGAAGCCTCCAGGAACCCATGTACATTCTCATCAGTAATCTGGTCCTCAATGGAGTTTTCGGAACGTCCTCTTTTTTCCCTAAGCTCATAGTAGACTTGATCACCTCAACTGAAACCATCTCTCGCAATGCTTGTCTTGCTCAAAGTACAGCCATGGCATTGTTCGCCGTTTATGACCTGAGCACCTTCAGCATCATGGCTTACGACCGGTACCTGGCTGTGTGTCACCCTCTGCACTACGTCACCTTGATGACAAATGAGAAGGTTTTGAAGCTCATCATTGGCTCCTGGGTCATCTCCTTCTTAGGAACCCTCATTGCAATTCTTTTGACGAGGAGCCTTCCTCTTTGTGGAGATAAATTAAATAATATTTTTTGTGATAATATGTCCCTTGTCGCTCTTTCCTGTGTTGACTCCTCTACCACTAGACTTTATACAGCCATGGGAATGACCATCTACTTTATCATCACCTTTTTGGTGACTGGTTTCTCTTACGTAAAGATTTTTATAACCTGCTCCAAGCTCTCCAAGGAATCCCGTCACAAGGCTTTCCACACCCTGCTGACACATTTGATCAACTTTTCGATCTTTGTAGTGGGTGTTTTCTTCGTTTTCATCCGGTACAGACTGGGAGAGGTCAAGCTTTCTCTGACTGTTCACGTTCTTCTGTCCATAATACCAATAGTGATTCCTCCACTCTTCAACCCTTTGATATATGGGGTACGGACCCAAGCCttgaaaataaaattattgaaGCATTTCGGGAAGCTGCATGTAGAAACAAAATCGCTGAGGCATTCTTTGCTCCAAATGATTTTAAACTGCAAAGAAGGGCTACACAGATAA